Within Thermoplasmata archaeon, the genomic segment TAGGCGGGCGTACCCAGGACGACCAGCAGCAGGACCAGTATCTTCAGAATGATGTCCTTCTTGCTGCGGTTGAGCACGCAGTTGAGGAATCTGTCCGCCCCCGGAATCGCCATGATTGACCGAACCCTTTATAGAAATAGAAAAATGTGCGCATTCATGAACTTATTCGACAGTATAGTTAAGCGGGTCAAGGCGTTCAACATGCCCGCAATACTGTACGTGGTCGAATTCATCCTCACATACGTCCTGATCCGCAACATGAATCTGTTCTACTATCTCGAGGTCTCCGGCTGGAGAGATAATTGGGTACGCAACACAGCCCTCATAGTGATCGTGATCGCCATGACCACACTGACCATCAGGGCGATGATAGGCATACCGTCATCGGACAGATATTCGTGGAGGTCGACGGTCAGGACGCTGATAATACTGATACCGATGACAGTCATCTACTATGTCTTCGAATTCGGTTATTTCTTCATCAGCCCGTGGGTGCTCCTGATCATCATGTCCGTATCGATAGGGATCATGTTCCTTCCGAGCGTCAGAAGGTATCACACCCCTCCCATGAGGAAGGTGCCCCCGCTGAAGGAATGGGTGAAGTTCATCTTCATCAGACCGGAGGAGACCGAATACAGATACAGGTTCGCATACGAGAAGAAGGATTGAAAAATCTGAATTTTCCGAGAATGAAAAATTACGAAGAACAGGTTGTAAAAACACCGTTACTTACTATTTTTTCGGGGTCATATTTTTCATGAAAAAAAGTGCTCGGAAAATCAATTTTTTCAAGGGTAAAAAATACAAAATTCAAGGGTCATAAACTGCACATTTTTTTCTTTGCTAAAAATGTCAGAAATATAATTTTTGAAACCGTTGAAAAATACATTTCATAAAATATGCTGGATGTACATTTTCTGCATCGATCCAAAAGGGTTTTTCACATATCAGAAATGACTGTGAAAATCGAATTTTCAAAAGGCAGAAAAATACATTTTTCGAGAAGAAAAATTAGGGGTTCGGAATGCCTCTCTAAAATGCTTATTTCAAGGTCATTTTTGGCAATTTTTCAATAAAAAAATTTCATGAAAAATCCGGTTCTCTAGAACAGGGAAAAATCACTTGACAGCGACTATCCCTACGTCGGAGCAGGACCTCCAAAATACCTCCGCTTCCGAAAAACCGCATGAGAGGATCAATGCTTTTAGCTCATCCTCGGACATGGGGAAATACACCGTATCCCTCCTTTCGAACATCTCCTCGATCCTGTCCTCGGGGAGTCCCCTCCCCCTCATGTAGGAGGCCCATTCCCTGTCGTAGGAGTCCTGTTCCCCGGAATGGACCGTATGCTCTACAGTGACGTATACGCCGCCTTCCCTGAGCATCCTAAAGCAGTTCGATACCGCCTTCCTCTTCTGCTCCCTATCGGAATAATAGTGGTGAGAGAGGATCGATGTGATCGCATCGAAGGATGAATCGGGGAAGTCTAGGAGATGGGTCGGACCGGCGGCGTAACCGTATGCACCGATGGTCTCCTTCGCCTTCGCTAGATTGTCCTCGGACGGATCCGCAAGGGTGAAACGGGTACCGGGATGCCTCTCGACGGAAAGGCGGATGGAGCCCCCGGTACCGCAGCCCGTATCCAACCATGATGAAGGGGAAGCGATGCGCGATACAACCGCATCGTCCACCGCTATGCGCAGCTGCTCGTATCCTGCAATCCTGCACATCATCCTCTTCTCAAAATCGGTCATCGGGCCCATGCCACCTAATGGGACGACGGAGAGATAAGCGCAGCGCTCAGCCCTCTATCTCCCATTCCATCGTGACCGACTGCTCCACAGAGGTGTCCTCGGGATCGATGTCGAGGGCCGTGTTCGCACAGCATTCGACCGTGGGCATCCTGCAGTCGCATTCCTC encodes:
- a CDS encoding class I SAM-dependent methyltransferase; protein product: MGPMTDFEKRMMCRIAGYEQLRIAVDDAVVSRIASPSSWLDTGCGTGGSIRLSVERHPGTRFTLADPSEDNLAKAKETIGAYGYAAGPTHLLDFPDSSFDAITSILSHHYYSDREQKRKAVSNCFRMLREGGVYVTVEHTVHSGEQDSYDREWASYMRGRGLPEDRIEEMFERRDTVYFPMSEDELKALILSCGFSEAEVFWRSCSDVGIVAVK